The following proteins are co-located in the Castanea sativa cultivar Marrone di Chiusa Pesio chromosome 8, ASM4071231v1 genome:
- the LOC142608327 gene encoding uncharacterized protein LOC142608327, with protein sequence MRVITWNRSFRGLPNVDDGKDDFDSEEHETHATVLDKLLAWEKLYDEVKSANYCSNDRTNPGQLSDLAEDIWSLGILLLELLKEKPLADRDDYKNFRSMEEINELVGGQESFDERLDIPKDKCKIMVLAKFGEQRGKWVKRRNGDMVR encoded by the exons ATGCGTGTGATTACATGGAATCGGTCATTTAGAGGGTTACCTAATGTTGATGATGGGAAGGATGACTTTGACTCAGAAGAGCATGAAACTCACGCCACGGTGCTGGATAAGTTGCTAGCCTGGGAGAAGCTATATGATGAAGTGAAG TCTGCAAATTATTGCAGCAATGACAGGACAAATCCTGGCCAACTATCAGATTTGGCTGAAGATATTTGGAGTCTTGGGATTCTGTTACTTGAGCTACTAAAAGAGAAGCCTCTAGCAGATAGAGatgattacaaaaattttaggAGCATGGAAGAGATAAATGAGCTTGTTGGTGGTCAGGAGTCCTTTGATGAGCGGCTAGATATTCCGAAAGACAAATGCAAGATCATGGTGTTGGCAAAGTTTGGTGAGCAAAGGGGGAAGTGGGTGAAGAGGAGGAATGGAGATATGGTCCGGTGA
- the LOC142608038 gene encoding serine carboxypeptidase-like 50: MEDHCLIILMKSRSCKLFFKLLLLIPFLLVLISFFHHIPTLLSPTPTPLFPTEALPTKTGYLSVNPTTSSAIFYAFYEAQNPISPLSETPLIIWLQGGPGCSSMVGNFFELGPWRVTSHKTFSSETFALEPNPGSWNRKFGLLFLDNPIGAGFSIAMTPKEIPRDQLSVAKHLFAAITSFIELDPLLFKSRPLYFAGESYAGKYVPAIGYYILKANANLPVSQQVNLGGVAIGNGLTDPITQVATHATHAYYSGLINERQKSVLEKAQWEAIKLTKMRKWRLATNARSEVLRMLQGMTGLATLHDFSKKAPYKTEMVFAFLRKKEVRKALGLNTSKIYDLCSNDVATALHDDFMKSVKFMVEILVKKSKVLLYQGHFDLRDSVLSTEAWVKTIKWEGLNQFLMANRKVWRVNGELAGYVQKWGNLSHVVVLGAGHLVPTDQAVSSQAMMEDWILERMLLSHEEKEVVS, from the exons ATGGAAGATCACTGCTTAATTATTCTAATGAAGTCAAGAAGCTGCAAATTATTCTTCAAGCTCCTCCTTCTCATACCCTTCTTACTTGTCCTCATCTCCTTCTTCCATCACATTCCAACCTTGTTATCACCAACTCCAACTCCTCTCTTTCCCACTGAAGCTCTCCCCACCAAAACAGGCTACCTCTCAGTCAATCCAACCACCTCTTCTGCTATTTTTTATGCCTTCTATGAAGCTCAGAACCCCATCTCACCACTATCCGAAACTCCACTTATTATATGGCTCCAGGGTGGCCCTGGCTGCTCCTCCATGGTTGGCAACTTTTTCGAGCTTGGCCCTTGGCGTGTCACATCTCATAAGACTTTCAGCTCTGAAACCTTTGCACTTGAACCGAATCCAG GTTCTTGGAATCGAAAATTTGGACTTCTTTTCCTCGATAATCCAATTGGAGCCGGGTTTAGTATAGCTATGACACCTAAAGAGATCCCAAGAGACCAACTTTCTGTTGCCAAGCATCTTTTTGCTGCCATTACTTCGTTTATTGAATTAGACCCCTTGTTGTTCAAGTCTCGTCCATTGTATTTTGCTGGTGAGAGCTATGCTGGGAAGTATGTTCCAGCAATTGGGTACTATATCTTGAAAGCAAATGCTAACTTGCCAGTGTCACAGCAAGTGAACTTAGGTGGAGTTGCTATAGGAAATGGGTTGACAGACCCTATTACACAGGTTGCTACTCATGCTACTCATGCTTACTATTCTGGTTTGATCAATGAGAGGCAGAAAAGTGTGTTGGAGAAAGCACAATGGGAAGCCATTAAACTGACCAAAATGAGGAAGTGGAGATTAGCAACAAATGCTAGAAGCGAAGTGTTGCGAATGTTGCAAGGAATGACAGGGTTGGCTACTTTGCATGATTTTAGTAAGAAAGCACCTTATAAAACAGAAAtggtttttgcatttttaaggaaaaaggaGGTGAGGAAGGCTTTGGGATTGAATACTTCAAAGATTTATGATTTGTGCAGCAATGATGTGGCAACTGCTTTGCATGATGATTTCATGAAGAGTGTGAAGTTCATGGTAGAAATTTTGGTGAAGAAGAGCAAGGTACTATTATATCAAGGCCATTTTGATTTGAGAGATAGTGTGCTTTCAACTGAGGCTTGGGTTAAGACAATCAAGTGGGAAGGGCTTAACCAGTTTTTGATGGCAAATAGGAAGGTTTGGAGAGTGAATGGAGAGCTAGCTGGGTATGTGCAGAAATGGGGGAATTTGAGTCATGTTGTGGTTTTAGGAGCTGGGCATCTTGTGCCTACTGACCAAGCAGTGAGTTCTCAAGCAATGATGGAAGATTGGATTTTAGAGAGGATGCTGCTCAGCCACGAGGAAAAGGAGGTTGTGTCATAA
- the LOC142606713 gene encoding putative fatty acyl-CoA reductase 4 isoform X2, translating into MELEDILQFFENKTILVTGATGFLAKVFVEKILRVQPNVKMLYLLVRASDNESATQRFHKEVIEKDIFRVLRNNLGANLESFIFERVTPISGDICDENFGIKDSILIEEMWKEIDIVLNSAATTNFDERYDVALGINTYGALHVLNFAKKCIKLKVLLHVSTAYVSSEKGGNILESPLHMEDTPKGTSRLVINAEKEVVEEYLDRLRVQGATNEEITSTMKDLGIKRAKLYGWPNTYVYTKALGEMILGQFHENLPLAIIRPTMVTSTYKEPFSGWIEGARTLDGVITAYGKGRLKFFLGHPNSILDVIPADMVVNSIIMAMVTHANKSSQIIFHVGSSLRNPVKLSGLSIFTFRYFTQNPWIDRNGKSINVSSPKFFSSIASFQTYMDIRYILPLKVLWLANLVLCQYCRGICINLNRKVRVVMRLVDLYKPYVFFTALMTLTQKS; encoded by the exons atggAGTTGGAAGATATACTCCAATTTTTTGAGAACAAGACTATTTTAGTCACTGGTGCAACAGGCTTTCTAGCCAAAG TGTTTGTGGAGAAAATACTAAGGGTTCAACCAAATGTGAAAATGCTCTATCTTCTTGTGAGAGCTTCAGACAATGAGTCTGCTACACAACGCTTTCATAAAGAG GTGATAGAAAAGGACATATTCAGGGTTCTAAGAAATAATTTGGGTGCAAATTTGGAATCCTTTATATTTGAAAGGGTTACTCCAATCTCTGGTGACATTTGTGACGAgaattttggaatcaaagatTCTATATTAATAGAAGAGATGTGGAAAGAAATAGACATCGTCTTAAATTCTGCTGctacaacaaattttgatgaAAG ATATGATGTTGCATTGGGCATCAACACATATGGAGCTTTGCATGTTTTGAACTTTGCAAAGAAATGTATTAAATTGAAGGTGCTTCTCCATGTATCAACCG CTTATGTGTCTAGCGAAAAGGGGGGCAACATACTTGAGAGCCCATTACACATGGAAGACACGCCAAAGGGAACCTCAAGATTAGTTATCAATGCCGAAAAAGAAGTGGTGGAGGAATACCTAGATAGATTACGAGTGCAAGGTGCCACGAATGAAGAGATCACATCCACCATGAAGGATTTGGGCATTAAAAG GGCAAAACTATATGGATGGCCAAACACCTATGTATATACGAAGGCATTGGGGGAAATGATTTTAGGACAATTTCATGAAAATCTGCCCTTGGCTATCATACGTCCCACCATGGTAACCAGTACATACAAAGAACCATTTTCAGGTTGGATTGAAGGCGCAAG AACCCTGGATGGTGTAATTACTGCCTACGGTAAAGGGAGATTGAAATTCTTTCTTGGCCATCCTAATTCAATCTTAGATGTT ATACCAGCAGACATGGTGGTAAATTCTATTATTATGGCCATGGTGACTCATGCAAATAAGTCTTCTCAGATCATCTTCCATGTGGGTTCTTCATTGAGAAATCCGGTGAAACTCTCTGGTCTTTCAATTTTTACCTTCCGGTACTTCACTCAAAATCCGTGGATTGATAGAAATGGAAAGTCAATCAACGTCTCCAGTCCGAAATTTTTTAGTAGTATCGCTAGCTTTCAAACATACATGGATATTCGGTATATACTGCCATTGAAG GTGTTATGGTTAGCAAATCTGGTGCTTTGCCAGTATTGTCGGGGCATATGTATTAATCTTAACCGGAAGGTCAGAGTAGTGATGCGATTGGTTGACCTCTACAAACCATATGTATTTTTTACAG CTTTGATGACTCTAACACAGAAAAGCTAA
- the LOC142606713 gene encoding alcohol-forming fatty acyl-CoA reductase-like isoform X1, which produces MELEDILQFFENKTILVTGATGFLAKVFVEKILRVQPNVKMLYLLVRASDNESATQRFHKEVIEKDIFRVLRNNLGANLESFIFERVTPISGDICDENFGIKDSILIEEMWKEIDIVLNSAATTNFDERYDVALGINTYGALHVLNFAKKCIKLKVLLHVSTAYVSSEKGGNILESPLHMEDTPKGTSRLVINAEKEVVEEYLDRLRVQGATNEEITSTMKDLGIKRAKLYGWPNTYVYTKALGEMILGQFHENLPLAIIRPTMVTSTYKEPFSGWIEGARTLDGVITAYGKGRLKFFLGHPNSILDVIPADMVVNSIIMAMVTHANKSSQIIFHVGSSLRNPVKLSGLSIFTFRYFTQNPWIDRNGKSINVSSPKFFSSIASFQTYMDIRYILPLKVLWLANLVLCQYCRGICINLNRKVRVVMRLVDLYKPYVFFTGSFDDSNTEKLRMAIRESDVNVNLFYFDPRCIDWEDYIMNTHIPGLTKYSMKP; this is translated from the exons atggAGTTGGAAGATATACTCCAATTTTTTGAGAACAAGACTATTTTAGTCACTGGTGCAACAGGCTTTCTAGCCAAAG TGTTTGTGGAGAAAATACTAAGGGTTCAACCAAATGTGAAAATGCTCTATCTTCTTGTGAGAGCTTCAGACAATGAGTCTGCTACACAACGCTTTCATAAAGAG GTGATAGAAAAGGACATATTCAGGGTTCTAAGAAATAATTTGGGTGCAAATTTGGAATCCTTTATATTTGAAAGGGTTACTCCAATCTCTGGTGACATTTGTGACGAgaattttggaatcaaagatTCTATATTAATAGAAGAGATGTGGAAAGAAATAGACATCGTCTTAAATTCTGCTGctacaacaaattttgatgaAAG ATATGATGTTGCATTGGGCATCAACACATATGGAGCTTTGCATGTTTTGAACTTTGCAAAGAAATGTATTAAATTGAAGGTGCTTCTCCATGTATCAACCG CTTATGTGTCTAGCGAAAAGGGGGGCAACATACTTGAGAGCCCATTACACATGGAAGACACGCCAAAGGGAACCTCAAGATTAGTTATCAATGCCGAAAAAGAAGTGGTGGAGGAATACCTAGATAGATTACGAGTGCAAGGTGCCACGAATGAAGAGATCACATCCACCATGAAGGATTTGGGCATTAAAAG GGCAAAACTATATGGATGGCCAAACACCTATGTATATACGAAGGCATTGGGGGAAATGATTTTAGGACAATTTCATGAAAATCTGCCCTTGGCTATCATACGTCCCACCATGGTAACCAGTACATACAAAGAACCATTTTCAGGTTGGATTGAAGGCGCAAG AACCCTGGATGGTGTAATTACTGCCTACGGTAAAGGGAGATTGAAATTCTTTCTTGGCCATCCTAATTCAATCTTAGATGTT ATACCAGCAGACATGGTGGTAAATTCTATTATTATGGCCATGGTGACTCATGCAAATAAGTCTTCTCAGATCATCTTCCATGTGGGTTCTTCATTGAGAAATCCGGTGAAACTCTCTGGTCTTTCAATTTTTACCTTCCGGTACTTCACTCAAAATCCGTGGATTGATAGAAATGGAAAGTCAATCAACGTCTCCAGTCCGAAATTTTTTAGTAGTATCGCTAGCTTTCAAACATACATGGATATTCGGTATATACTGCCATTGAAG GTGTTATGGTTAGCAAATCTGGTGCTTTGCCAGTATTGTCGGGGCATATGTATTAATCTTAACCGGAAGGTCAGAGTAGTGATGCGATTGGTTGACCTCTACAAACCATATGTATTTTTTACAGGCAG CTTTGATGACTCTAACACAGAAAAGCTAAGGATGGCGATTAGAGAGAGTGATGTCAATGTAAATTTGTTTTACTTTGACCCAAGGTGCATTGACTGGGAAGACTACATTATGAACACTCATATTCCTGGCCTGACAAAGTACTCAATGAAACCATAA
- the LOC142608125 gene encoding UPF0481 protein At3g47200-like — protein MGSGNLTRLLLQKILCSRRKLHSVAIRIAHADDMRPGAPHAIHTLNWCASVKEKLKNDEIPGESNSVCIYKVPPNMRLVEKKAYEPSIVSIGPYHHGVPRLQAMEKLKWRYFHRLFNPKQQHGVELEPVMEAMEKLEEKAHSCYSDEVKLSKGQFAKMMLIDGCFIIELFKELNQKQNFTQQKLDIDEERSLIKRWMLPTLRRDLIMLENQLPLFVLCELFQLITNSSSSTKETPSLQELALRFFNPLLQRNHSGTQENQGNQPNLDESTAKGFEGKHLLDLFRSSILPNLPEKDARGKQTHTMRSISELKEVGVKICTAKNQRTLDISFGKWKLNMGKKLTIPPVYIDDHRGTLFRNMLAFEKCHRFCHPDVTSYLFFFDGLINSAKDVGLLHYKGILYHSLGSNREVAKLVNNLCKEVVPDNDESYLYKVVNNTNSYFNTGYARQRAGLVHHYFSSWVVGISTIGAILALYLTLIQTASGVAGALGPLHDNHFWSYIRDTILLPLSGNPGTPHCPTVEEINQSDK, from the coding sequence atggGTAGTGGCAATCTCACTAGGCTACTCTTGCAGAAGATCTTATGCAGCAGAAGGAAACTTCATTCTGTGGCCATAAGAATAGCTCATGCAGATGATATGAGGCCAGGTGCTCCCCATGCTATCCACACGCTAAATTGGTGTGCCTCAGTCAAAGAGAAGttgaaaaatgatgaaattccTGGAGAGAGCAACAGTGTCTGCATTTACAAGGTGCCTCCAAACATGCGTCTAGTGGAGAAGAAGGCATATGAACCCAGTATTGTCTCAATAGGTCCTTACCACCATGGAGTACCACGGCTACAAGCCATGGAAAAGCTCAAATGGCGATACTTCCATCGTCTCTTTAATCCAAAACAGCAGCATGGAGTAGAGTTAGAGCCCGTGATGGAAGCAATGGAAAAGTTGGAAGAGAAAGCTCATAGCTGTTACAGTGATGAAGTTAAACTTAGCAAAGGCCAATTTGCTAAGATGATGCTTATAGATGGCTGCTTCATCATTGAGCTCTTCAAAGAGCTCAATCAGAAGCAAAATTTCACACAGCAGAAATTGGATATCGATGAGGAGCGTTCCTTAATCAAAAGGTGGATGCTACCAACTCTGCGTCGTGATCTAATCATGCTTGAAAATCAGCTCCCCCTCTTTGTTTTGTGTGAACTGTTCCAGTTAATTACAAATAGCAGTAGTTCTACAAAAGAAACCCCATCATTGCAAGAGCTTGCTCTTCGCTTCTTTAACCCTCTCTTGCAAAGAAATCACTCGGGCACACAAGAAAATCAAGGAAACCAACCAAACTTAGATGAATCTACAGCGAAAGGGTTTGAAGgaaagcatcttcttgatcttttcCGCTCTAGCATCCTCCCAAACCTCCCGGAGAAAGATGCACGAGGTAAGCAAACTCACACGATGCGCTCCATATCAGAGCTAAAAGAGGTTGGTGTTAAGATTTGCACAGCTAAAAATCAGAGGACATTGGATATAAGCTTCGGGAAGTGGAAGTTGAATATGGGAAAGAAGCTGACAATTCCTCCTGTATACATTGATGATCATAGAGGCACTTTGTTTCGAAACATGTTGGCATTTGAGAAATGCCACCGGTTTTGCCATCCAGATGTCACATCatacttgtttttctttgatgGACTCATTAATTCAGCTAAAGATGTAGGGCTTCTCCATTATAAAGGGATTCTCTACCATTCATTGGGGAGCAATAGGGAGGTGGCAAAACTTGTCAACAATCTTTGCAAGGAAGTGGTTCCGGATAATGATGAGTCCTATTTATATAAGGTTGTGAACAATACCAATTCTTACTTCAATACTGGGTATGCCAGACAAAGAGCAGGATTAGTGCACCACTATTTCAGCAGCTGGGTTGTGGGTATCTCAACTATAGGTGCAATCCTTGCTCTTTACCTGACCCTTATTCAGACAGCCTCTGGAGTTGCTGGTGCTCTGGGTCCCTTGCATGACAACCACTTCTGGTCATATATAAGAGATACCATTTTACTACCACTTTCTGGTAATCCTGGCACCCCACATTGTCCAACTGTAGAGGAGATTAACCAAAGCGACAAGTGA